CGCCTAGCGTCAACAATCCTCCTACTTCTACACCGACTCCCAGTACACCTATTCCTGTATCAGTAGACAGTGGTGCGATCGCTCAGGCTCCGATAACATCTAATCTTGGTGGGACATTTGGTCAATCTAGCCCATCACCTTCTACAGATTCTATTATGGAGTTCAGTAGCGGTTATTCTCTCACAGCCAATCCTGTTAGTTTAGAAGTTTCTTCCATCGACTCGAAAATTTGTCATAACGATTCTCTTAATTGTCGTCCACAAGTGACTGCGGCTAAACAAGCGATCGGCCCCCGCAGCCGGGTTCTGGTACGTTAGCAGCTTGTCATTATTAAATTTTCAATTTTTCGGGAATTGCTCTAAGGCAGATTGTATCTAAGAAACGACTAAAAAAATACGACCTCCTAGAGCAAAAATTATACTGGAAGCGTGAGTGGCAAAACTGCCAGCCACACTTCCAGATTTCTGTTAAATATATTCTTGATAACTTTCTGGTTATACTAGTTGTCTAGGCTGGTTAATTTACAAATTCAGCCGTAGCTAATATAAAAATATCACAGCTAATTTTTGCCCAACTTATCAGTCAACCACAGAAATTAAGACTAGAGAACGATATTAATCAATCACACATCTTGCAAGTGAGCTTTTATGAAAGGGGAATTGATTGAATTGATAGCCAGAGTTTTACAGGTCTTGCGAATCAATATGAATTGGATGACTTGGAACCTATTTTTGGCTTTTATACCTTTAGCTTTAAGTGTTTGGTTGTTCCGCACAAAACGCGGACGTTCTTGGGTTTGGTGGTTGGGATTTATCGTATTCTATGCTTTCTTACCAAATGCGCCTTATCTATTAACCGATGTTATTCACCTGATAGACGATATTCGGACAATCCAATCAGTGTGGATAATTACTTTAGTGTTAATGCCGGTTTATTTGCTGGTAATTTTTGCTGGCTTTGAAGCTTATGTTATATCTTTAATCAATTTAGGCTACTATTTACACCGCATTGGCAAAAGTCAATGGATTTTGAGGATTGAGTTAATTACTCATGCTCTTTGTGCTGTTGGGATTTATTGGGGAAGATTTTTACGTTTCAACAGTTGGGATTTTATTACTCAACCTGATGCTTTATTGACTAAAGGTGTAGAGGAACTTTTTGGTAAACAACCTTTAGTGATTATCACTATTACTTTTGTAATTCTGTCGGGTTTGTATTGGATGATGAAACGAGTGAGTTTAGGTTTTGTGCGTCCATCAGCACAAGGGATAGCAGTCCAGCCAAATTCGCCTAATACTGATACACCCAATGCTGGATAAATACAATTTCTTGCTCAAATTGTTTAATAAAAATTTGAATTAATCCGCCCATTTCAGGCGGATTTTTTTTAAATCCACTTTTATCCCTACTGATTTATCTCTCTAAAGAATGGTGATTTGGTAGGTATTTTTTATCAAAAGAAAGATGTATTTTTTAGCCTATAGCTTTGAAATAAATCTAGATGCTGTCAGGAGTTTTATAATATGAAACTATTATCTATTGATGAAATCAAAACTTTAACTGAACATAATGAAAAACCTTGTATTTCTCTATATATGCCTATGCAAAAGGCAGGACCAGAGATTCGGCAAAATCCAATTCGCTTTAAAAATTTAATCCGGGAAGCACAAGCCCGCTTAGAAGCAATGGAAATCAGCAAAAATGAGGCAATTGAGTTGCTTCAGCCAGCAATGGAACTGGATACAGGGGAATTTTGGGAAAATCAAGACCAAGGTTTAGCTATTTTTATTGCGCCGGGAATATTCCGCTATTATCAATTGCCAATGGAATTTCAAGAATTGGTAGTTGTGAGCGATCGCTTTCACATTAAACCATTACTATATTTAATTAATCATGATGGTCAGTTCTATGTTCTGGCTTTAAGCCAACAAGATTTGAAATTTTTTGCAGGTACTCGCTCTGGTTTGAATGAAGTAGAAGTAGAAAATCTGCCCAAGAGTCTTGATGAAGCTCTTTTATATGACGAAACTGCTAAAGAGGGACAATTTCGCATCGCCACAAAAAAAGGTAGCACTGCAACTTCTTTTTCAAGTTCACAGCCAGGTGCATTTCACGGACAGGGAAGCCCCGACAGAGATCAACACCAAGAAGCTATCCTGCAATTCTTTCACATAGTTGATGCAGAACTCCATGAAAAACTGCGAGAGGAAACAGCACCACTAATTTTGGCAGGGGTAGATTATCTTCACCCAATTTACCGCCAGGCGAACAGTTATACCAATTTATTAGAACAAGGTATTACCCGCAGACTAGAACTTTTCCAAACTGATGAATTACACGCAGACGCTTGGGAAATTGTTGAGCCGCTATTGCACGAGTCAGAACAGCAAGCTATGGAGCTTTATCAACAACTGGCTGGGGAAGGTACTGGTACAGCTTCTAATGATCTCAAAGAAATTGTGGCTGCGGCTTACTACCAAAGAGTTGATTCTTTGTTTGTACCTGTAGGACAACAAATTTGGGGCAAATTTGACCCAGAAGCCATGAATGTCGATCTTCACTCAGAGCTAGAACCAGATGATCAAGATATGTTAGATTTTGCTGCAATTCACACGATTCTCAACGGTGGCAAGGTTTATGCTGTGGAACCAGAAAAAATGCCAAATCAAGTACAAGTGGCAGCAATTTTCCGATATTGATGATTTATTTAGTGTTGTATAAAGTAGAACTATCTATATACAACACTTATGCAGAATCATCTCCGCCCTTTGCTTAGTCAATCTCTTATTGGTCTAGCTGTTTTTAGCCAAATTGCTATATTTGCCCAGTTAAGTAGTGCAGAAACTATTACTGGGCAATTAGGTAATGTTAGTGCAGAAATATCTTACGACAAACCAGAGGAATATCAATATAAAAATGTCCGTTTGCAGATTAGCCGCGCAGGTAAAATTGTTTTAGCTCAAAAACTGCCCCAAGAAAGTGAATATGACCGACCTGTTGGCGGTATATACGAAAAAGAAGATAAGTTGCCCATACTAGATTTAGATGGGGACAAAGAACCAGAAGTAGTTGCCGATTTCTTTACAGGTGGCGCACATTGTTGTACTTATTCTTTGATTTATCGCTATGACAAAAAATCCCAAAAGTACACTCAAATTCGCCATGACTGGGGTAATGGGGCTTATCGATTCAAAGATATAGATAAAGATGGCATCGTAGAACTTGAGAGTCAAGACGATCGCTTTGCTTACGCATTTACAGCTTATGCGGCTTCTGCTTATCCGCTGCAAATTTGGCAATATCGTCAAGGCAAAATGGTCGATGTGACTCGCCGCTATCCTAAGTTAATTTATAGCCATGCGTCTGAGTTATGGAAAACTTACACTGAGATTCGTAAACAAGGTGATGACGGTAAAGGATTTTTAGCTGCGTATCTGGCAGATAAGTATTTGCTGGGTCAAGGAGAAGATGGTTGGAAACGAGTCCGACAAGCTTATACCAAAAGCGATCGCAATCAATACTTCGCTGATATACGTAAGTTTTTCCGAGAAACTGGATATATTAAGTAAGATTTTATGGCTGACTGATGTGACGGCGTGCAGCTGCCAAAATTAACCGATGTTCAGCACGGGCGATCGCTTGATGTGTCCGTTCTACTGCTTCCGGTTCGACAGAAATAGATGTGATCCCCCATTCCACTAGTTGGTCGATAATTTCGGGATACAATGCTGGTGCTTGACCGCAAATAGAACAGGGGATTCCGGCATTTTTAGCCATTTGAATGAGTTGGGCGATCGCACTCATCACCGCTGGATGGCGTTCATCGAATATTTTTGTTAGCTGTCCTTGTTCTCGATCTACTCCCAGCAAAAGTTGTGTCAGGTCATTCGTCCCAATCGAGATTCCCTGAACTCCAGCTTTGACATACTCCGGCAGTAAAAATAATACACTAGGTACTTCTGCCATTATCCACAATTGAAATTGCGATACCTGAGTTAAGCCAATTTGCTCAACTTTGTGGCGACAAAAGGTAAATTCAGCCACATTCCGCACAAAGGGTAACAACAGCCGCAGATTGCTATAGCCAGCTTTCTGCACATTGAGTAAGGCTGTTAGTTCTAACTCAAAAATAGCAGGATTGCTGACATAACTAAATGTGCCGCGATCGCCAAGAATAGAATGTGGTGCAGATGGTGAAGTATGAGTTAATGATGAAAACTCCGGGAATCGCCAATCAAGAGAACGATAAAACACTGGTCTGGGTGTAAAAGCCCGCGCAAAGTTGATAATCTGCTGTGTCCATATCTCCAACAGTTCAGCCCGACGACCACTCAGCAACCAGCTATGAGGATGTTGTCCTTCTAGTATATTTAATAACATTAATTCTGAGCGTAACAATCCCACACCATCGACAGGTAAGTTTTGCGATCGCTCGATTAAACTAGGCTGACTCAGATTCAACAATAGTTGAGTAGCAATCATGGGTAGATGAGGGCTAACAAGCGGATGGTTTGATGAAAAAGCAGAGATAGGCGAATTAATTTCTTGATTTTCTCCATTTCCGTTTTTAGTTTCTCTTAGGCGATAAACTTCTCCCCTATCGCCATCTACCAGTAATTGTTCTCCAGTTTGAATTAAGACTGTAGCATCTTTGGCGCTGATAACTGCGGGAATACCCAATTCTCTCGATAAAATTGCCGCATGGCTAGTCAACCCCCCTTGTACTGTGACAATCGCCACAACTTTGTGCATCAAAGCTAACCAATCAGGTGCGATCGCGGGGACGACAAGAATGACTCCTTGGGGTATTTGCTCAGGTTTTTGTAGCGAATTAATCACATAAGCACTAGCTGTTACCCTACCTGTAGCTGCGCCTAACCCTTTGATTAACTGTAAATTGGGAATTGCCGATAGGGGAGTGTTAACTTCTGTAATTTGGATCTGAGAAACAGAATCTGCGGCTGAAATACTCCACTGCACAGTAAAACTGTTACCCAGTTCACTCACTAGTTGATTTCCCAAAGCAATCACTTGTTGCAAACTTGGCTCTGGTAACGCGTATTGTTTTTGTGGCTCTTCTGGTAGTAAATGAGCAATTAGACCAGTATTTTCATCAGTGATTACTGACTGGAGTTGAGGTTGTTCTGCTGCTGTTGTGCCATCATCAAGACGATAAGCCAGTATTTTATTACCCAAATGTCGTTCTAAGACGATACCTGTTTCTGGCTGAATATAGTATACATCTGGCAAAACTTCACCTCTGGAGAGTGCTACACCTAATCCCCAGGTGGCTTCAATTGTCCATCCAGCGGAGTTAGCCTGAAGTGAGCCACTGGCGATCGCATTTTGTATTGGTTGGACTAACACAGCCAAATTGACATTTTGCAGATCAATTCCCATCCGTTGCCAATACACTAGACTTCTAGCACGGAACAACTGACTCCAGATGCGTTTTAGTCCCAAGGCGATCGCATCTTCATCACAATAACAAAAGCTTGGCTCCAGTAACCCAGATGTATTTCCTAATGCTTGTGCAGTATTCCCAACTGACAAGGTTGGGTGCAAAATCAAATATTTAGTTTGCCATTCTCTCGTGGCCGCTAAAATTGTACTCACCCATTGGGGCGGTAAATTTGCACCCAATATTTCTTGGCGCAAGCGACTAGCTACTAGTTGAAGTTGTCGCCAATTAGCTACATCTAAATGTAATGAAGAATGAGGTAAGTCTGCAACTAAGGACTCTGAACTGTGGATAGTTTCTAAAAATTGCCGCAAAACTTCTGCTGAAACCACAAAACCAGGTAGCACAGGGTAGTTATGCTGCATGATTCTGCTTAAGTAAAATGCTTTGTCACCTACTTTGGTGCGGTCTTGTAGTTTAATTTGGTCAAGCCAGTAGACTTTTTCCACTCACGTTATTTTTTATTAGTTGTCAATTTTTTTCTCTTGGTCAATGCTTTCAGACTGTTGACTAAATTATCTGCCGAGAGAAGTTCTTCCTAGTCTATTATTTAAGATTAGTTCGACTTAGTTATGAGTTAATTTCTCATTCCACGATATCCGGCAATAATCTCACCTCTTGGTTTAGTTAATATTGTTGGTGCAATAGTCATAGATAAAACTCTAGACAGGTATATAGCCTTTAAGTATTGAGTTTATGGCTAAAACTAGTAGTTTGAGTTAAAATTTTACCTATTAATCAGTTTTAACACTCAAATAGCTAGTCCATCAGTTTGAAAGTTATGCAGTTAGTGTAGATCATTAATATTGCCATAAATTTTCATCCAAATTCCATATCATTTGCCGAAAATAGCACCGTAGTGAATACAGTTGATTATCCAAAATTGTCGTGATTGGCGGGTAATAAATCATTATCTTTAACATCTGGCTTTGTAGTGAAATTAATCAAACTAAGTCAGAATATTTTTCCAAAATAATTTATAATCAGCGCTATTGCTTGATAGCAATAGCCATCAAGTTGGGACACAAAAATCGTATCAAATATCTTTTACTCATCTCTAATTACCAGCAGCAATGCTACTATTTTTAAGTTAGAGTAACATATATTACTTTATATATCTAAAAACAGAATTGTTAAATACTTACTACTTTCCACCAAATGATTGGCTGAATACTCTTTTTAGACTGTGCCTAGCTTTACTGTTAGGAGCAGTTATTGGGATAGAACGTCAACTCAGACGTAAGCCAGCAGGTTTAAGGACGCACACACTTGTGAGTTTAGGTTCAGCCTTGTTCACTCTCATACCTTTGCAAACAGGTATGTTAGATGCCAGTCCTGATGCTTTGAGTCGAGTAATTCAAGGTATCGCCGCAGGTGTAGGATTTCTTGGGGCTGGAGAAATTTTTCGAGAATCTTCCCAAAAATCACAGCAACCTGAAGTTCACGGACTGACATCAGCCGCAGCAATTTGGGTTTCAGCCGCATTAGGAATTGCTGCTGGGTGTGGTTTATGGCAATTGGGATTAATAGCTGCTTTATTGACAATTTTAGTGCTGAATCTGTTTAAGAAATTAGAAAATAGTTGAGTTTGCCCTCGGTCATTTATTAAATAATGCTAATGCTTGAGTAAAAATTTCTTCTTCGGCTCTAGTTTCTAAGATTAATTTAACTAAATATATAAATTCCCAATCTGTTTGGTTATCAGTTTCAATAGTTTTACTAGCTGCGTAAAAACTTACATCATCAGTACACAACTCATTAGTATTACCTGTTTGTAATTCTGGTCTTCTGATATCCCAGGAGACTGTTTTTCCACGCAAGGTAAATTGAAACCAGATGATTTTTTCATACTCAAATTCAAAAAAAACATCAAAATAAGGTTCTTCGCCTTGAAACCAAATTTTTTTATAACCTTCTTTCCGTCTTTGTTTTAAGAATTTTTGCTCAATTGCTCGTAGTGATGCACCTAATGATGCAATTTCCTGTGGCTCTAATTTGTGATTAGTTTTTTGCATAATTGAAATGTCATTTGTCATTTGCCACTTGTCAATAGTCATTTGTCATTTTGAGAATTGACTATTGACTATTGACTATTGACTAATTCATGGATATCTCTCCTGCTTTGACAAACAGAATTTGAGAAGAATTTAACCACTGAGCATCAAAAGAACTCAAGTGAGTTGTGGTAATTAAAGTTTGAAAACGGTCTTGAATCGCATCAAGCAATTGATTTTGACGATATGGATCTAATTCAGCTAGGACATCATCAAGCAACAACAGTGGCGGCTCTTTAACCACTTCTTCAATTAGCTGTAATTCTGCGAGTTTTAAGGCTAAGACTAAGGTGCGTTGCTGACCCTGAGAACCATATTGCCGAGCAGGCGTTTGATTGATAGTCAATTCTACTTCGTCACGATGAGGGCCGACAAGGGTAGTACCTCGGTAGAGTTCGGCCACAGCACGTTGCTGAATTTTGGTTAAAAAAGCTTGCTGAACTTCTTCTGGTTGGTTCAGTACCAAAGGAATGTTAGGTAAATATTTAATTTCTAAGATTTCGGTACTGCCGCTAATACTAGCGTGCCAAGCCGCAGCAATGGGAGCTAATCTTTGTATAGCCCGATCGCGTCTTCTAATTACTCTTGTACCTGTAGTTGCTAACTGTGCATCCCAAAGAGCGAGTTCTGGCTTCTGAGTGCTGATAGCTGATTCTTGGTTTTTTTTTAAAAAAGCGTTGCGTTGGCGTAATACTTGGTTATATTGATGCAAAATGTGGGCATAAACTGGTTCGAGTTGAATTAATAAAGTATCCAACCAGTTGCGGCGGACTTCAGGACTACCACGCACCAATTCTAAATCTAAACTGGAAAACTGCACGGCGTTAAGAACACCTAAAAAGTCCATTTGTCGCCGCACAATCTCACCATTAATTGCCACACTGCGGCGACCATTACGACGAAGAGTTAAATTTAAATCACTAATACCTGTATCTCGTTCCAGGCTGGCGTTGATTTGAGCAAATTCTGCCCCATCTTGAATTAAATCGCGATCGCGTGCCATACGGTGCGATCGCAATGTGGCTAATAACTCTACGGCTTCCAACAAATTGGATTTTCCCTGAGCATTATTACCTACCAAAATAGCTTTGGCAGCATTAAACTCAACCTTTTGCTCTTGGTAATTCCGAAATTGTCTGAGATGTAAAGTTTTGAGATACATAATTTAACTAAAAAGGCAAAAAGTAAAAGGCAAAAGTAAAGATTATTTACTTTTGCCTTTTAACGAAATTACAAAGGTAAAAAAGCTACAAGCAGAATACAGACTTAGAAAATAGTTGTATTTATTTTCTTTTTACTTTTACCTTTTAACTTTTTAAACAGTTCTCTTGCCCATTAAACGGAAGAAGATTTT
This window of the Nostoc sp. HK-01 genome carries:
- a CDS encoding PEP-utilizing enzyme; protein product: MEKVYWLDQIKLQDRTKVGDKAFYLSRIMQHNYPVLPGFVVSAEVLRQFLETIHSSESLVADLPHSSLHLDVANWRQLQLVASRLRQEILGANLPPQWVSTILAATREWQTKYLILHPTLSVGNTAQALGNTSGLLEPSFCYCDEDAIALGLKRIWSQLFRARSLVYWQRMGIDLQNVNLAVLVQPIQNAIASGSLQANSAGWTIEATWGLGVALSRGEVLPDVYYIQPETGIVLERHLGNKILAYRLDDGTTAAEQPQLQSVITDENTGLIAHLLPEEPQKQYALPEPSLQQVIALGNQLVSELGNSFTVQWSISAADSVSQIQITEVNTPLSAIPNLQLIKGLGAATGRVTASAYVINSLQKPEQIPQGVILVVPAIAPDWLALMHKVVAIVTVQGGLTSHAAILSRELGIPAVISAKDATVLIQTGEQLLVDGDRGEVYRLRETKNGNGENQEINSPISAFSSNHPLVSPHLPMIATQLLLNLSQPSLIERSQNLPVDGVGLLRSELMLLNILEGQHPHSWLLSGRRAELLEIWTQQIINFARAFTPRPVFYRSLDWRFPEFSSLTHTSPSAPHSILGDRGTFSYVSNPAIFELELTALLNVQKAGYSNLRLLLPFVRNVAEFTFCRHKVEQIGLTQVSQFQLWIMAEVPSVLFLLPEYVKAGVQGISIGTNDLTQLLLGVDREQGQLTKIFDERHPAVMSAIAQLIQMAKNAGIPCSICGQAPALYPEIIDQLVEWGITSISVEPEAVERTHQAIARAEHRLILAAARRHISQP
- a CDS encoding MgtC/SapB transporter, which gives rise to MLNTYYFPPNDWLNTLFRLCLALLLGAVIGIERQLRRKPAGLRTHTLVSLGSALFTLIPLQTGMLDASPDALSRVIQGIAAGVGFLGAGEIFRESSQKSQQPEVHGLTSAAAIWVSAALGIAAGCGLWQLGLIAALLTILVLNLFKKLENS
- a CDS encoding WD-40 repeat-containing protein, translated to MQNHLRPLLSQSLIGLAVFSQIAIFAQLSSAETITGQLGNVSAEISYDKPEEYQYKNVRLQISRAGKIVLAQKLPQESEYDRPVGGIYEKEDKLPILDLDGDKEPEVVADFFTGGAHCCTYSLIYRYDKKSQKYTQIRHDWGNGAYRFKDIDKDGIVELESQDDRFAYAFTAYAASAYPLQIWQYRQGKMVDVTRRYPKLIYSHASELWKTYTEIRKQGDDGKGFLAAYLADKYLLGQGEDGWKRVRQAYTKSDRNQYFADIRKFFRETGYIK
- a CDS encoding DNA replication and repair protein RecF, with translation MYLKTLHLRQFRNYQEQKVEFNAAKAILVGNNAQGKSNLLEAVELLATLRSHRMARDRDLIQDGAEFAQINASLERDTGISDLNLTLRRNGRRSVAINGEIVRRQMDFLGVLNAVQFSSLDLELVRGSPEVRRNWLDTLLIQLEPVYAHILHQYNQVLRQRNAFLKKNQESAISTQKPELALWDAQLATTGTRVIRRRDRAIQRLAPIAAAWHASISGSTEILEIKYLPNIPLVLNQPEEVQQAFLTKIQQRAVAELYRGTTLVGPHRDEVELTINQTPARQYGSQGQQRTLVLALKLAELQLIEEVVKEPPLLLLDDVLAELDPYRQNQLLDAIQDRFQTLITTTHLSSFDAQWLNSSQILFVKAGEISMN